In Candidatus Methylomirabilota bacterium, a single genomic region encodes these proteins:
- a CDS encoding branched-chain amino acid ABC transporter permease, giving the protein MIRRRGLIAAAAMVGLGIIGPFLPAYPLTLLTQALILGILAMSLDVLLGYTGMPSLGQAAYFGVAAYAVALLTTERQVGLVGCAAAGIALATVTAAVFGIIAIRARGTYFLMITLALGMVVWGLAFRWVSLTKGDNGVSGVARPELGTLSLAAPLPFFYFSLLCAAAAFALLGLLVVSPFGLGLKGIRGSESRMEALGYNVWLHKYLAFVISGAFAGASGVLWAYYNGFVGPTDVQLLTSVEALLMVALGGPGTLVGPAIGAGLIVFLKNFVSVYTKRWLLILGAVYIGVILFAPHGVVGALRGRRR; this is encoded by the coding sequence GTGATCCGCCGGCGGGGTCTCATCGCCGCCGCGGCCATGGTGGGGCTCGGCATCATCGGGCCGTTCTTGCCGGCCTATCCGCTGACGCTCCTCACCCAGGCGCTCATCCTGGGCATCCTCGCCATGAGCCTGGATGTGCTGCTCGGCTACACGGGGATGCCGTCGCTCGGCCAGGCCGCCTACTTCGGCGTGGCCGCCTACGCGGTGGCCCTGCTCACCACCGAGCGCCAGGTCGGGCTCGTGGGCTGCGCGGCCGCCGGCATCGCCCTGGCCACCGTCACCGCCGCCGTCTTCGGGATCATCGCCATCCGTGCCAGGGGCACCTATTTCCTCATGATCACCCTCGCCCTCGGCATGGTGGTGTGGGGGCTGGCCTTCCGCTGGGTCTCGCTCACGAAGGGAGACAATGGTGTCTCTGGGGTGGCGCGGCCGGAGCTCGGCACGCTCAGCCTCGCCGCTCCGCTACCCTTCTTCTACTTCTCGCTGCTGTGCGCGGCGGCGGCCTTCGCCCTGCTGGGGCTCCTCGTCGTCTCGCCTTTCGGGCTCGGTCTCAAGGGGATACGGGGCAGCGAATCGCGCATGGAGGCCCTGGGCTACAACGTCTGGCTCCACAAGTACCTGGCCTTCGTCATCTCGGGCGCCTTCGCCGGCGCATCCGGCGTCCTCTGGGCTTACTACAACGGCTTCGTCGGGCCCACCGATGTCCAGCTCCTGACCTCCGTCGAGGCCTTGCTCATGGTCGCCCTGGGCGGTCCGGGCACTCTGGTCGGCCCCGCCATCGGCGCCGGCCTCATCGTGTTCCTCAAGAACTTCGTGAGCGTGTACACCAAGCGCTGGCTTCTCATTCTGGGGGCCGTGTATATCGGCGTCATTCTCTTCGCTCCGCACGGCGTGGTCGGCGCGCTCCGCGGCCGGCGGCGCTGA
- a CDS encoding LLM class flavin-dependent oxidoreductase gives MRFGTFYFFQAAPGQSHADIIRGELDQIVWSEELGFDEIWLTEHHFINYGLSVDPAALAAAAASRTRRIRIGLAAAILPFHHPLRLAEQMALVDIISNGRLDVGVGRGNRPMEFRGFHVPQEESRDRFDEAVEILRRAWTEERFSYDGRFFKVPEVSVIPKPVQRPHPPLYQVCVSKDGIENTALHGWPMLNSVLFGPVDQLIANRETYIDTLKKAGRSAEEIKSLLARWGVSRQIYVAETDARALAEAKDAELWYQESFRKFVVPERIEEAHPSLQPGFRAMAERLSKITWEGLVAETLAFGSPDTVARHIEVMRDLGVGQVMCWMNFGGLAQDKVRRSMELFAREVMPRFR, from the coding sequence ATGCGATTCGGCACCTTCTATTTCTTCCAGGCCGCCCCGGGGCAGAGTCACGCCGACATCATCCGGGGCGAGCTCGATCAGATCGTCTGGTCGGAGGAGCTGGGCTTCGACGAGATCTGGCTCACCGAGCACCATTTCATCAACTACGGGCTCTCCGTCGACCCCGCCGCCCTGGCCGCCGCCGCGGCCTCGCGCACCCGGCGTATCCGGATCGGTCTGGCCGCGGCCATCCTGCCCTTTCATCATCCCCTCCGCCTCGCCGAGCAGATGGCCCTCGTCGACATCATCTCGAATGGGCGGCTGGATGTGGGGGTGGGGCGTGGCAATCGCCCCATGGAGTTCCGCGGCTTCCACGTGCCGCAGGAGGAGAGCCGCGATCGTTTCGACGAGGCCGTGGAGATCCTGCGGCGCGCGTGGACGGAGGAGCGCTTCAGCTACGACGGGCGCTTCTTCAAGGTGCCCGAGGTGTCCGTGATTCCCAAGCCGGTGCAGCGTCCGCATCCGCCGCTCTATCAGGTGTGCGTCAGCAAGGATGGCATCGAGAACACGGCGCTGCATGGCTGGCCCATGCTCAACTCCGTCCTCTTCGGCCCCGTGGACCAGCTGATCGCCAACCGCGAGACCTATATCGACACGCTGAAGAAGGCGGGCCGCAGCGCGGAGGAGATCAAGAGTCTCCTCGCCCGCTGGGGCGTCTCGCGCCAGATCTACGTGGCGGAGACGGATGCCCGCGCCCTCGCCGAGGCCAAGGACGCCGAGCTCTGGTACCAGGAGTCGTTTCGCAAGTTCGTCGTGCCCGAACGCATCGAGGAGGCGCACCCGTCGCTCCAGCCGGGCTTCCGCGCCATGGCGGAGCGCTTGTCGAAGATCACCTGGGAAGGCCTGGTGGCCGAGACGCTCGCCTTCGGTTCGCCCGATACGGTGGCGCGGCACATCGAGGTCATGCGCGACCTCGGGGTGGGGCAAGTGATGTGCTGGATGAACTTCGGCGGCCTGGCTCAGGACAAGGTGCGCCGCTCCATGGAGCTCTTTGCCCGCGAGGTGATGCCGCGCTTCCGGTGA
- a CDS encoding branched-chain amino acid ABC transporter permease, which translates to MRADFWILQTFNGLSYGALLFLLASGLSLIFGVMRVVNMAHGSYFLLGGYIGLTVVLRTRSFVMAMVAGTVAIALVGIGMERLFLRRLRGQELGQVLMTVGFSLIFQDLALLIWGGDPYNLPVPAVLGGALRLGGMVFPIYRFFIMGVAVAVGLGLWLLLDRTRMGAMIRAAVDDGEMAEGVGINVPRISLVVFGLGAALAALGGVVGAGFLGVYPGADSEVLPYAFVVVIVGGLGSLPGAMVGSLVVGLLDNFGKALFPELAYFTLFAPMAVILALRPTGLFGRA; encoded by the coding sequence ATGCGGGCGGACTTCTGGATCCTCCAGACCTTCAACGGCCTGTCGTACGGCGCTCTCCTCTTCCTCCTGGCCAGCGGGCTCTCCCTGATCTTCGGCGTCATGCGCGTGGTCAACATGGCGCACGGCTCGTATTTCCTCCTCGGCGGCTATATCGGGCTGACCGTCGTCCTCCGCACGCGCAGCTTCGTCATGGCCATGGTCGCGGGCACCGTGGCCATCGCGCTGGTGGGGATCGGCATGGAGCGTCTCTTTCTCCGCCGCCTGCGCGGCCAGGAGCTGGGGCAGGTGCTGATGACCGTCGGCTTCTCGCTGATCTTCCAGGATCTGGCCCTCTTGATCTGGGGCGGCGATCCCTACAATCTGCCCGTGCCCGCGGTGCTTGGCGGAGCGCTGCGGCTGGGCGGGATGGTGTTTCCCATCTACCGCTTCTTCATCATGGGCGTGGCGGTGGCCGTGGGCCTGGGGCTCTGGCTCCTCCTGGATCGGACGCGGATGGGCGCCATGATCCGCGCCGCCGTGGACGATGGCGAGATGGCGGAGGGCGTAGGCATCAATGTGCCCCGCATCTCTCTCGTGGTCTTCGGTCTGGGCGCCGCCCTGGCCGCCCTCGGCGGCGTGGTCGGCGCCGGCTTCCTCGGGGTGTACCCGGGCGCGGACTCCGAAGTGCTTCCCTATGCGTTCGTGGTGGTGATCGTCGGCGGGCTCGGGAGCCTGCCCGGCGCGATGGTGGGCAGCCTCGTCGTGGGTCTCCTCGACAATTTCGGGAAGGCGCTCTTTCCCGAGCTCGCCTACTTCACCCTCTTCGCTCCCATGGCGGTGATCCTGGCCCTCAGGCCGACCGGACTGTTTGGCCGCGCGTGA
- a CDS encoding SDR family NAD(P)-dependent oxidoreductase translates to MRLDGKVVIVTGAAKGIGAAIADACAREGARVAVLDLDGGGVEAVADKLRGSGAEAMAFRADVTRSAEIARALDAVMARWSRVDALVNNAGGFAVIRATEEITEDEWQAILASNLTSVFLCAKAVLPIMKRQRYGRIVNLASVVGRAGAVRVTSHYAAAKAGVIGFTRHLALEVGGDGITVNAVAPGTTATERVLNARTPEETRRVAEAIPVRRLGQPEEIAEAVVFLASDAAAFINGATLDVNGGQVMV, encoded by the coding sequence ATGCGGCTCGACGGCAAGGTTGTGATCGTCACGGGCGCGGCCAAGGGCATCGGCGCAGCCATCGCGGACGCTTGCGCGCGCGAAGGTGCCCGCGTCGCCGTCCTCGATCTCGATGGCGGCGGCGTGGAGGCGGTGGCGGACAAGCTCCGGGGAAGCGGCGCCGAGGCCATGGCCTTTCGGGCGGATGTGACCCGATCGGCGGAGATCGCGCGCGCGCTCGATGCCGTCATGGCCCGCTGGAGCCGTGTGGACGCGCTCGTGAACAACGCGGGTGGCTTCGCGGTCATCCGCGCCACGGAAGAGATCACGGAAGACGAGTGGCAGGCCATTCTCGCCTCGAACCTCACGAGCGTCTTCCTCTGCGCCAAGGCCGTGCTCCCCATCATGAAACGGCAGCGCTACGGCCGCATCGTGAACCTCGCCTCCGTGGTCGGCCGGGCGGGAGCGGTGCGCGTCACCTCTCACTACGCGGCCGCCAAGGCCGGCGTCATCGGCTTCACGCGCCATCTGGCCCTCGAGGTCGGGGGCGACGGCATCACGGTCAACGCGGTGGCTCCCGGGACCACCGCCACCGAGCGCGTGCTCAACGCGCGCACCCCGGAGGAGACGCGGCGTGTCGCCGAGGCAATCCCCGTGAGACGGCTCGGCCAACCCGAGGAGATCGCCGAGGCCGTGGTCTTTCTCGCCTCCGACGCGGCGGCCTTCATCAACGGCGCCACTCTCGACGTCAATGGCGGCCAGGTCATGGTGTGA
- a CDS encoding ABC transporter substrate-binding protein produces the protein MLIRSIALIATLLTALAGTAPAPAAAQGGSIKIGLLAPLTGAASALGKDMLGGTELYLDEIGRQAAGRKIELIVEDSEGVTATALTKARKLVDQDHIHILTGGLLASTGYAIHPFADAAKIPTTYPVMSSDDLTQRKPAKWVVRTGWNSSQSMHVFGEWVAKNLKHKKIAVVAFDYAFGWESVGGFQRTFEEQGGQIVQKIWVPLNTTDFAPFLAQIKRDADAVFAVFFGRGSLQFVKQYADSGLKAKLPLLGNGTVTDESVLPQMGDEALGVHTALHYSAALDNPANQRFAKAFEAKMGKVPSYYGETCYTNARWIVEAIKAINGKVEDREAFLAALKKVELKDFPRGPVVIDRWGNPVQNIYVRKVERAGGQLQNSVVVTYPAVSQFWKYNPDEFLKMPLYTRDYPPCKYC, from the coding sequence ATGCTGATTCGCTCGATTGCCCTCATCGCGACCTTGCTCACCGCGCTCGCGGGCACGGCGCCCGCGCCGGCCGCCGCTCAGGGCGGGTCCATCAAGATCGGACTTCTGGCGCCGCTCACCGGCGCCGCCTCCGCTCTCGGCAAGGACATGCTCGGCGGCACCGAGCTCTACCTGGACGAGATCGGCCGGCAGGCCGCGGGGAGGAAGATCGAGCTCATTGTCGAGGACTCGGAAGGCGTCACCGCGACCGCGCTCACCAAGGCGCGCAAGCTCGTGGACCAGGACCACATCCACATCCTCACGGGAGGGCTCCTCGCCTCGACGGGCTATGCCATCCACCCCTTCGCGGACGCCGCGAAGATCCCCACCACGTATCCGGTCATGTCCTCCGACGACCTGACCCAGCGCAAGCCCGCGAAGTGGGTGGTGCGGACGGGCTGGAACAGCAGCCAGTCCATGCACGTCTTCGGGGAATGGGTGGCCAAGAACCTCAAGCACAAGAAGATCGCCGTGGTCGCCTTCGACTACGCGTTCGGCTGGGAGTCGGTGGGCGGCTTCCAGCGCACCTTCGAGGAGCAGGGCGGCCAGATCGTGCAGAAGATCTGGGTGCCCCTGAACACCACGGATTTCGCGCCGTTCCTCGCCCAGATCAAGCGGGACGCCGACGCGGTCTTCGCCGTCTTCTTCGGCCGCGGCTCGCTGCAGTTCGTGAAGCAGTACGCGGACTCGGGACTCAAGGCCAAGCTTCCCCTCCTCGGCAATGGCACTGTCACCGACGAGTCGGTGCTGCCGCAGATGGGTGACGAGGCGCTCGGCGTCCACACGGCCCTCCACTACTCGGCGGCTCTCGACAATCCCGCCAATCAGAGGTTCGCCAAGGCCTTCGAGGCCAAGATGGGCAAGGTGCCTTCCTACTATGGCGAGACTTGTTACACCAATGCCCGCTGGATCGTGGAGGCCATCAAGGCGATCAATGGCAAGGTCGAGGACCGCGAGGCCTTCCTGGCCGCCCTCAAGAAGGTCGAGCTGAAGGACTTCCCACGCGGCCCGGTGGTGATCGACCGCTGGGGCAATCCCGTCCAGAACATCTACGTGCGGAAGGTGGAGCGCGCGGGCGGCCAGCTCCAGAACAGCGTGGTCGTCACCTACCCGGCCGTGAGTCAGTTCTGGAAGTACAACCCCGACGAGTTCCTGAAGATGCCGCTCTACACGCGCGACTACCCTCCGTGCAAGTACTGCTAG
- a CDS encoding NAD(P)-dependent oxidoreductase: MSTIGIVGLGLLGHAIASRLIKAGHAVVGFDVVPDRISALTAMGGKSAPSAAAVAQSVEAVCTLLPSLATAEAVILGADGILAGARPDLAVIQMSTISPTLTERLAREVTARGLGFLDCPVSGTSSMVERGDGIFFVGGDRALFERWRPVLESVLPRAVLVGRVGQAMVLKLVANLLVALNSAAAAEALTLARKAGLDLDLALEVLNASAAASSMLKVRGPMIVRGEFPAQMKLDLFMKDIHLMQEAASAVGAPLPFTDLAERLYAAAQAAGHGGEDLAVVVTALSTPVAESR, translated from the coding sequence ATGTCCACCATCGGCATCGTCGGCCTCGGTCTCCTTGGTCACGCCATCGCCTCACGACTGATCAAGGCCGGGCACGCGGTCGTCGGCTTCGACGTCGTGCCGGACCGCATCTCCGCCCTCACCGCCATGGGCGGCAAGTCCGCTCCCTCGGCTGCCGCCGTCGCCCAGTCCGTCGAGGCGGTCTGCACGCTGCTGCCCTCGCTCGCCACCGCGGAGGCGGTCATCCTCGGCGCCGACGGCATCCTCGCGGGCGCGCGCCCAGACCTCGCCGTCATCCAGATGAGCACCATCTCCCCCACCTTGACCGAACGCCTCGCCCGCGAGGTGACGGCCCGCGGTCTCGGATTCCTCGACTGTCCCGTCAGCGGGACGAGCAGCATGGTCGAGCGGGGCGATGGCATCTTCTTCGTGGGCGGGGATCGCGCGCTCTTCGAGCGCTGGCGGCCCGTGCTCGAGTCGGTGCTGCCGCGCGCCGTCCTCGTGGGCCGGGTGGGTCAGGCCATGGTGCTCAAGCTGGTGGCCAATCTGCTCGTGGCCCTCAATAGCGCGGCGGCCGCCGAGGCCCTCACCCTCGCGCGCAAGGCCGGGCTCGACCTCGACCTCGCCCTCGAGGTGCTCAATGCCAGCGCGGCCGCCTCCAGCATGCTCAAGGTTCGGGGTCCCATGATCGTCCGCGGTGAATTTCCCGCCCAGATGAAGCTCGACCTCTTCATGAAGGACATTCACCTCATGCAGGAGGCCGCGAGTGCCGTGGGCGCTCCCCTCCCCTTCACCGATCTGGCCGAGCGGCTCTATGCCGCCGCCCAGGCCGCGGGCCACGGGGGAGAGGATCTCGCGGTGGTGGTGACGGCGCTGAGCACGCCCGTGGCCGAATCACGCTGA
- a CDS encoding amidohydrolase family protein, with product MARPPGIDVHAHFFPETFIRLIEEAGAPFGAGIDRGNPKGPVIMFGASRTAPLEPRFVDLDLRLRSMNHQGVGVQALSLTVPMVYWADGPMGARLSATFNDAASAAHVAHPDRFVGCAMLPMQDPPRALEELERAAQLPGIRGVYMGTNVGGRELSDGEFFPVFERAAALRLPVLLHPLRVIGAERLQPYYLGNLLGNPFDTAIAAAHLVFGGVLDRLPKLEVCLPHAGGALPYLHGRLRHGQRVRPEAQKRAKKPFSSYLRRFTYDIISHDAGALRYLVATVGADRVMLGTDFCFDMGYERPRAIIEAKATGLNRKDQDRVVRDNAARLLRLR from the coding sequence GTGGCCCGCCCGCCCGGCATCGACGTCCACGCGCATTTCTTTCCCGAGACTTTCATCCGGCTCATCGAGGAAGCCGGCGCACCCTTCGGCGCCGGGATCGACCGCGGCAATCCCAAGGGGCCCGTGATCATGTTCGGCGCGTCGCGGACGGCGCCGCTCGAGCCGCGTTTCGTGGACCTGGACCTTCGCCTCCGATCGATGAATCACCAGGGCGTGGGCGTCCAGGCCCTCTCCCTCACCGTGCCGATGGTCTACTGGGCGGACGGCCCCATGGGCGCGCGCCTCTCGGCCACCTTCAACGACGCCGCGAGCGCCGCGCATGTGGCGCATCCCGACCGCTTCGTGGGCTGCGCCATGCTGCCCATGCAGGATCCGCCGCGCGCGCTCGAGGAACTCGAGCGGGCGGCCCAGCTCCCGGGCATCCGCGGCGTCTACATGGGCACCAATGTGGGCGGCCGCGAGCTGTCCGATGGGGAGTTCTTCCCCGTCTTCGAGCGCGCGGCGGCCCTCCGGCTGCCCGTGCTCCTTCATCCGCTTCGGGTCATCGGCGCCGAGCGCCTGCAGCCCTACTACCTGGGCAATCTCCTCGGGAATCCGTTCGACACCGCCATCGCAGCTGCCCACCTGGTCTTCGGCGGCGTGCTCGATCGGCTCCCCAAGCTCGAGGTCTGCCTCCCGCATGCGGGCGGGGCCCTCCCGTATCTGCACGGCCGGCTCCGTCACGGCCAGCGGGTGCGCCCGGAGGCCCAGAAGCGCGCGAAGAAGCCCTTCAGCTCCTACCTGCGCCGCTTCACCTACGACATCATCAGCCACGACGCGGGGGCCCTGCGGTACCTCGTGGCCACGGTGGGGGCGGACCGGGTGATGCTCGGCACCGATTTCTGCTTCGACATGGGCTATGAGCGGCCGCGTGCCATCATCGAGGCCAAGGCGACGGGGCTCAATCGAAAGGACCAGGATCGCGTCGTGCGCGACAATGCCGCCCGCCTGCTGCGCCTGAGGTAG
- a CDS encoding ABC transporter ATP-binding protein — protein MNPDFALRLDGVSKYFGGLQAVGDVSLAVRAGERRALIGPNGAGKTTLFNLISGSLPVSTGAISFFGRDVTGIPTHRRAAQGLARTFQITNLFADLTVLDNCLLAIQAVTRARFAMLRPLTAFRDLHAAALAALEAVGLGAVGDVPVRNLSHGEQRQLEIALALAGKPRLLLLDEPTAGLSPAESRLMADLLTRLDPAITVLMIEHDMDIALELSAQVTVLHYGRVIADGSREEIRADAQVREIYLGA, from the coding sequence GTGAACCCCGACTTCGCACTCCGGCTCGACGGAGTCTCCAAGTACTTCGGGGGACTGCAGGCGGTGGGGGACGTGTCGCTCGCCGTCCGAGCGGGCGAGCGACGTGCCCTCATCGGACCGAATGGCGCGGGCAAGACGACGCTGTTCAATCTCATCTCCGGCTCGCTGCCCGTGAGCACGGGGGCCATCTCCTTCTTCGGGCGCGACGTCACGGGCATTCCCACGCATCGCCGCGCCGCGCAGGGTCTGGCCCGCACCTTCCAGATCACCAACCTCTTCGCCGACCTCACGGTGCTGGACAATTGCCTGCTCGCCATTCAGGCCGTGACGCGGGCGCGCTTCGCCATGCTGCGTCCTCTCACGGCCTTCCGGGACCTCCACGCCGCCGCCCTCGCCGCTCTCGAGGCGGTCGGTCTCGGCGCCGTCGGTGACGTGCCGGTCCGCAATCTCTCCCACGGCGAGCAGCGCCAGCTCGAGATCGCCCTGGCCCTGGCCGGGAAGCCCCGTCTGCTCCTGCTCGACGAGCCCACGGCCGGGCTCTCGCCGGCCGAGTCTCGCCTGATGGCCGACCTCCTCACGCGGCTCGATCCCGCCATCACCGTCCTCATGATCGAGCACGACATGGACATCGCCCTCGAGCTGTCGGCGCAGGTGACCGTGCTCCACTACGGCCGGGTGATTGCCGACGGCTCTCGCGAAGAGATCAGGGCCGATGCGCAGGTGCGAGAGATCTACCTCGGTGCCTGA
- a CDS encoding ABC transporter ATP-binding protein produces the protein MPEPRPASSAVLEVEGVHTYYGESHVLQGISLRVGEGEVLTILGRNGAGKTTLVRSIIGFTPPREGHVRFKGRDITEWPSYRMVGAGMALVPQGRRVFPSLTVQENLEVARAGQGRWTIERVHTLFPRLAERAGNRANKLSGGEQQMLAIGRALMTNPELLLMDEPTEGLAPLLVREVGRVIGELKREGLSILLVEQNLPLALSVADRTHILSRGQIVHSCRPAELLANEEVKSRYLGVS, from the coding sequence GTGCCTGAGCCACGGCCCGCGTCGTCCGCCGTCCTCGAGGTGGAGGGCGTCCATACCTACTACGGAGAGAGCCACGTGCTCCAGGGCATCTCGCTCCGGGTGGGGGAGGGAGAGGTCCTGACCATCCTCGGCCGCAATGGGGCGGGCAAGACGACCCTGGTGCGCTCCATCATCGGCTTCACGCCCCCGCGGGAGGGTCATGTCCGTTTCAAGGGCCGCGACATCACGGAGTGGCCGTCATATCGGATGGTGGGGGCCGGGATGGCCCTGGTACCCCAGGGCCGGCGCGTTTTTCCCTCGCTCACCGTGCAGGAGAATCTCGAAGTCGCCCGGGCCGGCCAGGGGCGGTGGACCATCGAGCGCGTCCACACGCTCTTCCCGCGGCTCGCCGAGCGGGCGGGCAATCGAGCGAACAAGCTCTCGGGCGGCGAGCAGCAGATGCTCGCCATCGGGCGCGCCCTCATGACCAACCCCGAGCTGCTCCTCATGGACGAGCCCACCGAGGGCCTCGCCCCCCTCCTCGTGCGCGAGGTGGGGAGGGTCATCGGCGAGCTCAAGCGCGAGGGGCTGTCCATCCTGCTCGTGGAGCAGAATCTGCCCCTGGCCTTGTCCGTGGCCGACCGCACGCATATTCTCAGCCGGGGGCAGATCGTGCATTCCTGCCGGCCCGCGGAGCTTCTCGCCAACGAAGAGGTGAAGTCGCGATATCTTGGAGTGAGCTGA